The Methanolobus sp. WCC4 genome includes the window GAACCTGATATTAAGGATATCAGGTTCATCCTGTTCGTTATAGCTTAAAGTATTATAACCGGACGGAGATGGTTTCTAGTAAGGGTATCAGTTCTTATCGACGATTTCGGATCTCTCTTTATAGTAATCGAAGAGCTCCCTGCTCCACTCAAGAGCATGGGTATCAAAACTCATGAGTATCGTATGATCATACTGGCCCTGCTCGTTGAAGAAACACAGGAAAAGGAAGCGGTCCGTGCTAACAAGAGTTGCCAGTCCGGTCTTGTCGCCGGATACTCTCAGTTCTGTTGAGTCGAAGCTGTTGAACTTCTCAATATCATCTGTAAAATCCTGTTCCATCCTCTCATAGACGGAATCAGTGAAAATAAGTGAGATATCGATCCCCTTCTCGGCGAGCTTAGAGTACATAGCAGGGTATTCAGGATGGAAATAAGCATTGAATGCCATAATGTATTCGGATTTTGCTATGTTCTCGGTGAACTCCTTTGGGAACTCGAACAGGTAGTTCAGGTCGGGCTCTATAATAAGACAGTTACCAAGCTCACCGAATCTCTTCAGCAGTGACTTTGGTATCCCGTTAAGATTGCGGTTCTGCCAGTAATCGCTGTTCTCCTCGAAGACCTCGACCACATTCAGCAGAGGGAGCATGTTCTCAACAAGCACTTCTCCCATATTGGTCAGGATGTAGTAGTCACCGTTCTGTATGACAAGTCCACGCTCCTTGAGTATCTTTATCTGAGGGATAAGGGCAGTGGAAGTCACATTCAGACTCGTTTTGATCTCCTCACGGCTCTTTTGTCCTTCGATGAGAAGTAAAAGGACATTCTTGCGTTTTTCAGAGTTGAGGATAACATCGACAAGTGAACTTTTCATTTGGATCAACTGCTTTTATCCTTTATATAGATGTTTTATATAATAACCATTTGGTGACCAGTATAAATGTTGTCACTCATCACTTACCGGTTTATTCATACCGAACCTGTAGAGTGCTATCTCAATGTTGCTCTTAAGGTCATTGGCCTTGAATGGCTTGACTATGTAACCATAAGGCTCTGTCTTCTTTGCCCTTTCAAGTACATTGTCGTCGGAGTAGGCTGTCAGGAATATCACAGGAATGTCAAAACGCTTGCGGATCTCCTCAGCGGTCTGTATCCCATCCATTTCCCCTTTTAGTCTTACATCCATGAGAATAAGGTCCGGGAAAGTTATCTCTGCCATCTTGATGGCTTCCTCTCCGGTTGTGGCCAGTGCCGGGACCGTGTACCCAAAACTCTTGAGCTTCTTCTTTATGTTTAAAGCAATTATGCTTTCATCTTCTACTACTAATATTTTAATATCCTTTGCTTCTTCCATCCTTATCGCCTGTCAATGACCTGTAATAATAGTTATTAAATTAATTGAGTCTGATCCTGAATTTAGTTCCCTCGCTTTTGTCGAGTTCTATAATACCGTTTATCTGGGACGTCAATGTCGTTACAAGTTGTAATCCCAGTGAATCTGTCACAGTGAAGTCAACGTCTTCAGGGAACCCTACACCGGTATCACCTACTGTCAACGTCAGTTTCCCATCCGTCAGGTCGAGATCAACGAATATCTCTCCTTCCTCTCCGGGTTTGAATGCATGTTTCAGTGAGTTGGAAATAAGTTCGTTGACTATCATTCCCAATGGGATTGCAGTGTCCATATCGATGAAAACAATATCAAGGTCAAGTTTTACTTTGATATTCTCTTTTTCTATCATATATGAATAGGATAGCTCGTTCACAAGTTTCATCAGGTAATCCGAGAAGTCAATACTTTCCATATCCTGTGACTTGTAGAGCTCTTCGTGTACAAGTGCCATTGAGATCACACGGTTCTGGCTCTCTCTGAAGGCTTCGATAACCGTATCATCATTGAACTTCTCAGATTCAAGATCAAGCAAGCTTGAAATGACCTGAAGATTGTTCTTGATACGATGGTGGATCTCCTTCTTACGTACCTCTTCCAGTTTCTTGCGTTCATCCATGATCTGGGCAAGAGTGATCCTTGTTTCTTCAATACCTTCCGTTAGAATACCAAAGTCACCTTCACCGTGAACCTCTATCTTCTGTGAGAAATCATTATGCTGGAATGCGGTAAGCACCCTATTGGAATCCTCAATCATGGTATCCAGGGATTCTGCAAAGTTATCAAGTGTGTCTGAAAGCTGCTTGAACTCTCCCTTAGCTTCCATTTTTGACCTTTCAGAAAGTTTTCCATGTGAAAGGGAGGTTGTGAGGTTAATGGTATCGTGGATCGGGTTGATCACCGCATCAAGGATCTCATTCAGACCTATAGGTATCTCCTTGAAGTCTTCCTCAACATCCGTTTTTGCTCTGGAATATAGCCTGCCCATAACGGCATCCTTTGATATCTTCTTGAAATCGTAGACAATCTCTTTGATCGTGTTCGTAAATGAGAGTGCTATGAGATAGGAGAAAACCCCCATGAAAATAATAGCTACAAATGATATCATCATCAGTTTGTGAGTGAGGTTCTGTACACCTGCAAATATCTCATCCCGTGGGACCACAAGTATGAAAGAGAAACCACCTGCTTCAACCGGTTCGTAGAACATGACCACATCTTCACCGGTATTGGAATCCACTGTTTCGAGATGACCGCTGTTTCCATTGTATATATCATCGGCTATAAGTGAATAATCATCTATTCCCAGGTCATAGAGCGTCTTCTTACCGATCCAGTCCTTGTTATATGGATATGTTACAAGTACTCCTTCCTTGTCCACAACAAAAGCGTATCCGGTTTCGAATGCCTGCACGTCGCTGATATCTTCATCAAGATAGTTGAGTGAAACATCCACTCCCGATATTCCAGCAAATTCACCATCTTTCATTATCGGGGCAACATAGCTCACAATGAAGAGCTTTTCATAGAAGTAAGGCTCAGTGATAACGTTCTCTTTTGTTGCTTTTGGACCCTGGTAATAACTAAGGTCCTCGTAGTTGATCAGAGGGTAGAGCTTGACGGTTCCTTCCATTGTATTCCAGTAAGGAATGAAACGCCCTGTAGAGTCATGGCCTGATGTGTTCGCATAGAGACTGTCCTGTCCGTCAAAGGCATCCGGTTCATAGCCTACATACACTCCCACAAGCTGAGGGTGCGTTATCAGGGTTTCCCGAAGCATGGCATTTGCCTCATCCCTGCTCAGGGACTCAAAACTTCCAACTGTAGCGGCATTTGTCTCTGCAATGGCCAGGTATTCTTCCATATCGCCATTGAAGTCGTTAGCATGTTTTCCTGCGATCTGGACCGCCTGTTCGTAAGCAAGCTCCTCTTCCTGGTTCGTGACCGTTGTAATGGTCATGGCAGTACTTGTTGCCAGTACTATGATGGTCCCGACCACTATGTACAGTATCAGTTTGAATTTCAGGGATCTGTTTTCAAGTTTCATTTGAACTGGTCTTACTTTAAGCTCTTTGAACTTTAAATACTCGCAAGCAAAAATTGTAATGTAATTGTATCATTACAACAGCGTTGTAATGATCAGATGATAACGTAACATTTTCTTTGTAAATACGAATTCAACAGAGACGGATACATTTTGCTGAGTTTATGATATATAATATCTTTGTCTATTGAGAACTGTTCCTCAAGGGCCCAGACCTTAAAAACGTAAAAAGGGACAACTACGGAGGCTAAATATGTCAAATCAGGAAATGTTAGACACACTCAGAGACACTGTCGTTACACAGAATATCAACGGCTGTGCAGAAGCTACCCAGGCAGCCCTGGATGCAGGACTTACTGCAGTTGAGATCATCAATGACGGCCTTTCTCCAGGAATGAAGATAGTAGGAGACAAGTTCGAGGCAGCAGAGATCTACCTTCCACAGATCATGATGTCTGCAAAGGCAATGAACGCAGCAATGGAACTTCTTTTACCTGTACTTGAGCAGGAGAAAGGAAACACCGACGGTGTAGGTCTTGCTATCACCTACGTACAGGAAGGCGACATCCACGATATCGGTCACCGCCTTGTAACAACCATGCTTGAAGCAAACGGTTTCAAGATCGTTGACATGGGCGTAGACGTACCAAATGAAAAGGTTGCAGAAGAAGTTGCAAAGAACAAGGACAAGAAACTCCTGCTCGTTGGTTCAGCACTCATGACAACCTCAATGCTTGGCCAGAAGGACACAGTTTCCATGCTTGTAGAAGAAGGCCTTAGAGACTCTGTTAAGATCATGTTCGGTGGAGCACCAGTATCAGACGCATGGATCGCAGAGATCGGAGCAGACGCAACAGCAGAGAACGCAGCAGATGCAGCACGTGTTGCACTCAGCCTTATGGAATAATCCCGATCATTTGATAATTATCTGATATTTGAGGTGAAGAAGAATGACATTCGCAAGATCAATGGATTGTTTTGAGTTCTATGAGAGAGCAAAGAAGGGAGAGAAGACAACCCAGGATGACTGGGACCTTATGACCATCCCAATGAAGGCAATGGAACTCAAGCAGAAGTACAACCTTGACTTCAAGGGTGAGTTCGTACCAACTGACAAGGACATGATGGAGAACCTCTTCAAGGCAGGTTTCGAGATGCTCCTTGACTGTGGTATCTTCTGTACAGACACAAGCCGTGTAGTGAAGTACACAGAGGACGAGATCTGGGACGCTATCAACAACGTCCAGAAAGAGTTCACATTGGGAACCGGCAGGGACGCTGTCAGGGTCCAGAAGAGAAGTGTTGGTGACAAGAGAAAGCCAATAGTCCAGGGTGGTCCAACAGGTTCCCCAATTTCCGAGGACATGTTCATGCCAGTTCACATGAGCTATGCTCTTGAGAAGGAAGTCGACACAATTGTCAACGGTGTCATGATGACAGTCCGTGGCAAGCCACCTATCCCAAAGAGCCCATATGAGGTCCTTGCAGCAAAGACCGAGACCAGGCTCATCAAGGCAGCAGCAGCAATGGCCGGAAGGCCAGGCATGGGCATATAGGGACCAGAGACTTCCCTGTCCGCTCAGGGAAATATCTCTGCTGACTGTGCCGGTGGCATGGTTTGCAGTGACAGTCACGAAGTATCCCAGCTCAATGAGCTTAAGATCGACCTTGATGCTATCAGTGTGATGGCACACTATCAGGGTAACAGTGACATCATCATGGATGAACAGATGCCTATCTTTGGTGGATATGCCGGTGGCATAGAAGAAACCACAATAGTCAACATCGCAACCCACATCAACGCATTTGTAATGAGCAATGCAAGCTGGCACCTTGACGGTCCGGTCCACATCCGCTGGGGATCCACAAACACCCGTGAGACCCTCATGATCGCAGGATGGGCATGTGCAACTATCTCAGAGTTCACAGACATGATCTCAGGTAACCAGTACTACCCATGTGCAGGTCCATGTACCGAGATGTGTCTGCTCGAAGCATCCGCTCAGTCCATCACCGACACAGCTTCAGGCCGTGAGATCCTCTCCGGTGTAGCATCCGCAAAGGGTGTCGTTCAGGACAAGACAACCGGTATGGAAGCAAGGATGATGGGAGAGGTTGCAAGGGCAACAGCAGGAATGGATATTTCTGAGGTCAACAAGGTCCTTGATGCTCTTGTCAGTTCCTATGAAGGCAACTATGCGAATGCACCACAGGGTAAGACCTTCCAGGAATGTTACGACATTGCTACCGTAACACCAACTGACGAGTACATGAAGGTCTACGCTGATGCTCGCAGGAAGCTCGAAGAGTTCGGTCTTTCATTCTAAGACATTTTGTATCGATAAGACAGAAACTATGACCTCCACTCTCAGATGACTGGTGTGTAAATGCCGGTCATCTCTTCTTCAGGAGTCCGATCATGACAGAATATACCCCAAAAGAAAGATTATCCCGTGCACTGACCGGTCAGTCTGTTGACAGGATGCCTGCTGTTTGTGTTACCCAGACAGGCACTGTTGAGCAGATGGAGGCCTGTGGTGCTTTCTGGCCAGAGGCCAATAATGATGCGGAAAAAATGGCAACACTTGCTGAAGCAGGTCACACCGTAGTTGGATTCGAGGCTGTCCGTGTGCCTTTCGATATAACTGCGGAAGCTGAGTTCTTCGGTTGTGAGATAAAGGATGGTACATTGGAGCAGCAGCCATCCGTAGTGGGCCATGTTGTAAAAACAGTAGAGGATATCGAGAAGCTCAAAGGCTATGATCTCAGTGAAGGCAGGATCGGTGTTGTTTGTGATGCTATTAAGATACTTGCAGACAAGTATGGTGATGAACTTCCAATAATGGGCAGTATGATCGGTCCTTTCTCACTTGCACAGCACATCAATGGCGATGAGTGGTTCATGGCTATCTTTACAGACGAGGCATTCGGCCTTGCTCTTATGGAGTTCACAACTGACTTCTGCGTTGCTTACGCAAAAAGAATGGTTGAGAACGGTGCCGACACCATGGTCATCATCGACCCTACAGCAAGTTACCAGCTGATAGGTGCTGAGTTCTATGAGAAGTTCGTGGTTCCTTTCCACAAAAAGATAATCGATGCAATGCATGAGGTCAATGTACCTGTAGTATTGCACATCTGTGGTGATACCACTCAGGGTCTCTCACTTATGGAATCATGTGGTGTTGACTCCATCAGTGTGGACCAGAACGTTGATGCAGCAGCAGCTGTGGCCAATGTCGAAAAGGCTGTCATTGTAGGGAACCTTGACCCTGTGAACATGCTCTGGAACCAGACACCTGAGACCATCAAAGAGCAGTCACAGAAAGTCATTGACGCAGGAATAGGATTGCTTGCACCCGGATGTGGTACTGTGAGCAAGACACCTACCGTCAATCTCCAGGCAATGATAGAAGTGGCAAAGAGCCACAGATATTGAAAACGTTGAAACAATTGCAAAGTCGCTTATTTCTCCGGGTCGGATCCTTCTGATGAATTGCCCCCTTTCCCGGAGATCCTTTTTCTTTTATTATTGACCTTACATCGTTAAGTATCCTGAGTATCTATTACTATTACTGTATTGACTAAAAGTATCAGAATCCTGTCATAGTGTGGTAAGTATGGATAATCTCAGGGATCATATCAGTGAGTTTTTCGGATTTATGAAAAAAGCGACAACAGCAGTTCAGACAGTGGATACCATAAGAGAACGTCTGGATGCCGAGGGCTTTACAGAATTGCATATGAACGGATCATGGGAACTGGATGCAGCAGGGAAATACTATCTGGCTCCTTATCCTTCCATGCTGGTGGCATTTACTATCGGAAACACTCAGGACCTGACAAAAGGTGTGAGGATGATCGCTGCCCACACGGACAGTCCCGGATTCAGGATAAAACCAGATCCCGAGGTTAACAGTGAAGGGATGCTGACCTTGAATGTGGAACGCTACGGAGGACCTATCCTGAACACATGGTTCGACCGTCCCCTGTCCATTGCCGGAAGGATAGCTGTTAGGTCCGATGAGGTGCTGAGGCCTGAAGTTATCCATCTGGACCTTCAGAGACCGGTACTTATCATACCCAATCTGGCTATCCACATGAACTACGAGATCAATAAAGGTCTGGAGATCAAGGTTCAAAAAGAGATGCAGCCTCTCCTGACACAGCTGATGGAGGATGCGGTCAAAGAAGGTTATCTGCTGGATATGATCGCAAAGGAAGTGGGGGTCGGTCCGGAGGATATCCTTGATATGGACCTGAACGTCTATTGCTGCGAGGAAGGAATTCTGGTGGGTTCAAAGGAGGAGTTCATCTCCTGTCCGAGGATCGATGACCTGTCCATGGTGTATGCTGCTATGGAAGCTCTTGTGGGGTCGATGCAAGAGGACGGGCTCAATGTGGTGGCGTTCATGGATAATGAAGAGATCGGCTCAACGACAAGGCAGGGAGCTGACTCCATAATGCTGAGTTCTATTCTGGAAAGGATCTGCAGGGGTATGGAGGGAACCGAACAATGGTCCAGCTGTCATATGCCGGACTTCTTTGTGATCTCGGCTGATGGTGCCCATGGACTGCATCCTAATTACGCTGAAAAGAACGATATCACCAACAAGCCTGTCATGAACAAAGGGATGACAATTAAGATCAGTGGGAACCGTTCATATGCTTCGGAAGTGGAGACCATTGCGGCTTTCCAGCAACTGTGCGATAAGTCCGGTGTGAAGTATCAGAAATTCGTGAACCATTCAGACCAGCGTGGAGGAACTACCCTGGGTCCTCTGTTGAGCAGATATATGCCTGTCCATGTTGTTGATGTAGGGGTTCCGATGCTGGCAATGCATTCTGCCAGGGAGCTGATGGGTAAACAGGACTTCCTGGATTCTATTGAGATATTCAGGACATTCTTCCAGCTGGAAGAATGATACTATTTTTACAAACGAAAAGAAGGTATATTATCCACTAAGGAACTGAGATAATAAAACAAAAAAGGTTTTGTCATCATGTGACTGTGTCACACAATGATACTATATGGCGGAAACCCCGGGAATTTAACCCGACTGAACGGATTTAGAGTCCATTCGATCAACATGATCTGATTTCCATGATGATTGAATCTAACTCTTAGTAGGGTTTATTCATATTTGTATTTTACGCTTAAATTGCCATTTATTCTGTTAATAGTGCTTATTGATATCGTTCTTATAAGATATTCTCTATTTATCATACGCAATATACATATAATCGAAGTAAAAAGAAGACAAAAAGTCTTCATTTATCTGCATCTGGCCTTCCCGTTCCCAGGAAAATGAGCTTTGTCTCTATAGGGGCACCGCCGTCGTCATCCATTGTGATATCCTCTCTTTTGATCTCTATACTCACATCCTCAGGTCTGATATCCGAGTCTTCCATATACTTCATGATAAGCTCCCTGCCGTGCTGGTTTGCGTATTCAATGGCTTCGGAATGAGTTGAGAACTCCCTTCTTTCCACTGGAGAGAATACCAGGATGGTCCTTTCGGTCTTCTTGTAGAACGACTTGACAAGTATCTCTATGTTCTTGACGCCTTTACCCACAAGAGCTCCCACAGCATTACCAACCTCGGCATATTCGGGAACTATGATATCAGCAACCAGCATCCTGTTAAGTTCCTCAACGTATGAGTGAACAGGTCCTCCGAGCAGTACCACCGGGACATTCACCTTGAACTGTGAGAGGAAATCCCCCCGTATCATCTTCTCGATCTCGGACTTCGAGACCCCTTTGTACATGAAGCTCATGAGGTCCAGTGCCATATTGATGGCCACTTCCTTCTTGATGAGCCTGCAAAGCTCCATCTCATCCATTGGTGTGTGCCTTGCAAGTATCCTTGCACCGGTGAGCGAGGCTTCCCTGTTCCACTGGGTGTATTCTCCAAGTACATGGAGCACATCGGTAGGGGTGAACCCTATGGCCTGGACAAGTCTTTTCTGTATAAGTGAGTCAACACTGTCCGGGGATATCGGCTTTCCGATCTTCCAGAAGATGTCATTGAGGGAGACAGGTTCCTCCCCTATTATCTCCAGAAGTTCTTTCTCAAATGAACTCACGTTCACGGCCTCCTTTCCAGTGCTTACAAAGAACTTTGTGGGCTGGACATTTTCCGCGAGCATGACCCTTGAAGGTGTCCTGCCGGACCTCAAAAGGTCCATGAATCCCGGGTACTTTACAGCAGCAAGGCAGAGTGGGACGACCCTGCGAGGTCCGATATTGACATTGCGGCTCTTTATCCATACGTGGCTGTCACCGCCCATTGCTGACGTTTCCATGCGTATGGCCTTGACCTTCGTATGCCAGCCACCGACCACGGCTCCAGTATCCACAAGTTCCGGCAGGCCGTTGTAGTTG containing:
- the mtbA gene encoding methylcobamide:CoM methyltransferase MtbA, with the translated sequence MTEYTPKERLSRALTGQSVDRMPAVCVTQTGTVEQMEACGAFWPEANNDAEKMATLAEAGHTVVGFEAVRVPFDITAEAEFFGCEIKDGTLEQQPSVVGHVVKTVEDIEKLKGYDLSEGRIGVVCDAIKILADKYGDELPIMGSMIGPFSLAQHINGDEWFMAIFTDEAFGLALMEFTTDFCVAYAKRMVENGADTMVIIDPTASYQLIGAEFYEKFVVPFHKKIIDAMHEVNVPVVLHICGDTTQGLSLMESCGVDSISVDQNVDAAAAVANVEKAVIVGNLDPVNMLWNQTPETIKEQSQKVIDAGIGLLAPGCGTVSKTPTVNLQAMIEVAKSHRY
- a CDS encoding response regulator; this translates as MEEAKDIKILVVEDESIIALNIKKKLKSFGYTVPALATTGEEAIKMAEITFPDLILMDVRLKGEMDGIQTAEEIRKRFDIPVIFLTAYSDDNVLERAKKTEPYGYIVKPFKANDLKSNIEIALYRFGMNKPVSDE
- a CDS encoding hydantoinase/oxoprolinase family protein → MIQYSLGIDAGGTYTDAVIVRDSDRKVVDSNKALTTYPDLLTGIENAIDGLDSKYLPDIRLVSVSTTLATNTILEKTGYPVALVLIGQHTLPANPPIDDYIVVKGGHNVAGLEDDILDIETIREYALKVKDRVSAFAVSSYFSIRNPEHEIRVRDMIAELTGLPIVCGHELSQDLGAYERGVTAYLNAQLLPIADQFIHAIQTDIKKRGIDAKLMMLKCDGSVIGIHEAMERPIESIFSGPAASLMGASFLSGNDTCAVIDVGGTSTDVSLNYNGLPELVDTGAVVGGWHTKVKAIRMETSAMGGDSHVWIKSRNVNIGPRRVVPLCLAAVKYPGFMDLLRSGRTPSRVMLAENVQPTKFFVSTGKEAVNVSSFEKELLEIIGEEPVSLNDIFWKIGKPISPDSVDSLIQKRLVQAIGFTPTDVLHVLGEYTQWNREASLTGARILARHTPMDEMELCRLIKKEVAINMALDLMSFMYKGVSKSEIEKMIRGDFLSQFKVNVPVVLLGGPVHSYVEELNRMLVADIIVPEYAEVGNAVGALVGKGVKNIEILVKSFYKKTERTILVFSPVERREFSTHSEAIEYANQHGRELIMKYMEDSDIRPEDVSIEIKREDITMDDDGGAPIETKLIFLGTGRPDADK
- a CDS encoding histidine kinase dimerization/phosphoacceptor domain -containing protein translates to MKLENRSLKFKLILYIVVGTIIVLATSTAMTITTVTNQEEELAYEQAVQIAGKHANDFNGDMEEYLAIAETNAATVGSFESLSRDEANAMLRETLITHPQLVGVYVGYEPDAFDGQDSLYANTSGHDSTGRFIPYWNTMEGTVKLYPLINYEDLSYYQGPKATKENVITEPYFYEKLFIVSYVAPIMKDGEFAGISGVDVSLNYLDEDISDVQAFETGYAFVVDKEGVLVTYPYNKDWIGKKTLYDLGIDDYSLIADDIYNGNSGHLETVDSNTGEDVVMFYEPVEAGGFSFILVVPRDEIFAGVQNLTHKLMMISFVAIIFMGVFSYLIALSFTNTIKEIVYDFKKISKDAVMGRLYSRAKTDVEEDFKEIPIGLNEILDAVINPIHDTINLTTSLSHGKLSERSKMEAKGEFKQLSDTLDNFAESLDTMIEDSNRVLTAFQHNDFSQKIEVHGEGDFGILTEGIEETRITLAQIMDERKKLEEVRKKEIHHRIKNNLQVISSLLDLESEKFNDDTVIEAFRESQNRVISMALVHEELYKSQDMESIDFSDYLMKLVNELSYSYMIEKENIKVKLDLDIVFIDMDTAIPLGMIVNELISNSLKHAFKPGEEGEIFVDLDLTDGKLTLTVGDTGVGFPEDVDFTVTDSLGLQLVTTLTSQINGIIELDKSEGTKFRIRLN
- a CDS encoding M18 family aminopeptidase, encoding MDNLRDHISEFFGFMKKATTAVQTVDTIRERLDAEGFTELHMNGSWELDAAGKYYLAPYPSMLVAFTIGNTQDLTKGVRMIAAHTDSPGFRIKPDPEVNSEGMLTLNVERYGGPILNTWFDRPLSIAGRIAVRSDEVLRPEVIHLDLQRPVLIIPNLAIHMNYEINKGLEIKVQKEMQPLLTQLMEDAVKEGYLLDMIAKEVGVGPEDILDMDLNVYCCEEGILVGSKEEFISCPRIDDLSMVYAAMEALVGSMQEDGLNVVAFMDNEEIGSTTRQGADSIMLSSILERICRGMEGTEQWSSCHMPDFFVISADGAHGLHPNYAEKNDITNKPVMNKGMTIKISGNRSYASEVETIAAFQQLCDKSGVKYQKFVNHSDQRGGTTLGPLLSRYMPVHVVDVGVPMLAMHSARELMGKQDFLDSIEIFRTFFQLEE
- a CDS encoding winged helix-turn-helix domain-containing protein, which translates into the protein MKSSLVDVILNSEKRKNVLLLLIEGQKSREEIKTSLNVTSTALIPQIKILKERGLVIQNGDYYILTNMGEVLVENMLPLLNVVEVFEENSDYWQNRNLNGIPKSLLKRFGELGNCLIIEPDLNYLFEFPKEFTENIAKSEYIMAFNAYFHPEYPAMYSKLAEKGIDISLIFTDSVYERMEQDFTDDIEKFNSFDSTELRVSGDKTGLATLVSTDRFLFLCFFNEQGQYDHTILMSFDTHALEWSRELFDYYKERSEIVDKN
- a CDS encoding methyltransferase cognate corrinoid protein, with the translated sequence MSNQEMLDTLRDTVVTQNINGCAEATQAALDAGLTAVEIINDGLSPGMKIVGDKFEAAEIYLPQIMMSAKAMNAAMELLLPVLEQEKGNTDGVGLAITYVQEGDIHDIGHRLVTTMLEANGFKIVDMGVDVPNEKVAEEVAKNKDKKLLLVGSALMTTSMLGQKDTVSMLVEEGLRDSVKIMFGGAPVSDAWIAEIGADATAENAADAARVALSLME